The genomic stretch AGATCGAAGGCTCCTTCGCGTGCCGGAACTGCAACATTCTGGCCGCGGATAAGGAGATCGTGGCTGAGATCCGGCGCAAGGTGGACGCGACCACGAACGTGGTGCTCGGGAAGGACGTCTTCGTGCTTTCGCTGAAGGCGGGGTTCGACGGTGCCTTCGCCATGGGGCTGGTGCTGGTGCTCGATCAGATCTACGGCGACGAGGCGGGCGGCGGCGTTCACAACGGGAGCAAGGTCGGTGCGGACCCCACCGGTGAGGATTCCAATTTGAATATCCTGTAGATTGTAGATTTgcggtttgattttggttttaTCTTTTGACTTTTATGTAAtgtgaattaaaagaaaatatgtAAAATTCTAGTTatgaagtagtagtagtagtatcaaAGTACTATTCCATTCActaatttatgaaaaaattatCAAAGTAGCAAATTCTCTTAATAAATTAACACACATGCAACACTACAAAAGCTGATGTATATAATCCTCACCAGATTTGATGCAAAAACTTTATAGCAAAAAAAATATGACTACCATCCAAGTGCCTTTTGCATGCACAAATAATGCTTGTataatttctttatttcaaGATCCGTTTTCGgtctatataaatatataagtgcTAGATATAGGTGCATAAGGCATTTGGAATTTTGGATCATGTTGTTCACATTTCATATATTCACTAAAAGACATAaaactagtagtagtacttatAAATTCACATCTAGTAGTATTTGGCAATCCACTGTAAATTATTcttatactactactaccttcatccatcaaaaactaaatTTTTTGAAACGGCTTGAATTAtaatgtataattgataaaaaGTAACAGATGGGagaagaaaaatgaataaagtaagagagatgaagaaaaaaataagtaGAAACGATGTTAGTAAATTATGGAGTCAACGtagaaagtttttattttttagggattatccaaaatgaaaaaaaaatctatttttaagggactaagtagtactccctccatcttacaagaatatgcacactttcctttttagttcgtcaAACAAGAACATGcgctttctaattttggaaactctcttctttctaatgaggtgagactcattctccgcTAACAATActatatttactttttatatttatctctctctaactttaccaattttgcattaaaatccgtgccgaactcaaaatgaattattttttagaACCGAAGGAGTGGGTGATTGTGGTAGATGGATGCTAGAATTTCTTTTGATGAGAcgatgattatttaattataaataatttcttGATATTTTTGGAAGTACTCGTCACAGAACTGTAGCCAGTTGCCACCGACCACCCTACCTAGAAGATCATTTCAAAGAATTTTGGCAACACGGTTCAGTCAAAAAAGTTGGATGATGaacaatatttcaataataGTACTTGCAAGAGTTGTCCAAACCCTTTTGTGGGTCAAGAttagacatcaccaaaccgaaccggcccggctgaaccggcccggaaccgtcaccggcggttccgaaccggaaccggaaccgtcggcggcggttccgaaccgtgaccggaaccggcggttccgacgggccggttcaggttcatgaaatttgcgaaccgtaaccggcggttccgaaccgccggttttcaccggaaccggcggttccgaaccggcggttcaccggttccgacaccttttcaggctaccaccggcctagacgtagccttttcagaaaccgggtcagaaaccgccggtttttgtcagaaaaccgttgacgaaaccggcggtttctgaccaaaaaccggcggttcaacgagtaaaccggcggttccggcggtaaaaccggcggttccgccggatttcaaaaatttgaaattttttctttttttttcttttttaatcacatttttcccctataaataaccccctcatcttcattttctacttaccccattcttgtgttgataagaatttctctctcaatctcaatttctctattctccatcctctttctctcaagttgtttacgttatttgcgctcataatttactcacgttgttcttgtttacgttaatatcacataaacactactctctattctctacttccaatttccataatatcatgtcttcatctcgtcgtggtggtgatcggggcaagggaattgcccaagatcaaagtgactctcgtcgtcgtcgtgccccttctagagcacaagttgcggaggaggtgggaaggcgagccgctcttcgattacaagtaagttctaaacttctaaattaaatgttttactatgttaatatgttataataagttttaatatgttagtagttttttaatatgttttattatgttatatgatataagttttaatatgttagtaagttttaatatgttttaatatgttatatgataagtctttaatttgagagcaccatttggtatacttgctcggaaaaagattatgtgcggactaccgccttttcttatatccttgtgcaagatggcctattgtggaatgcctcagcgtggtccttcctttgatttatatgttataagttttaatatgttaatatgttttaatatgttttaatatgttttagtaagttttatatgttttaatatgttttagtaagttttaatatgttttaatatgttatatgataagtctttaatttgagagcaccatttggtatacttgctcggaaaaagattatgtgcggactaccgccttttcttatatccttgtgcaagatggcctattgtggaatgcctcagcgtggtccttcctttgatttatatgttataagttttaatatgttttagtaagttttaatatgttaatatgttttaatatgttttaatatgttttagtaagttttaatatgttttagtaagttttatatgttttaatatgttttagtaagttttaatatgttttaatatgttatatgatatgttttaatgtgtataattctcgtaggaggaagaagatcgaaatgcggccttgttacttgccacCCTCGGCGACGAAGAGCCACATTCGGATTCGCGTTTcgaatacgatgtgaatctatcatcggacgaaggcgacgatggatcgcatcaattcccaccttctagcgccggccaagttggcgaaaatgacGAGGAGGCCGaagctcctcctccttccgggagacaaaagaagaagatgcctccaaagttgaaatccgacatcttcaccaaacattacaagaaggtcccggtggtaatttctaATCCTGATGATTcgaccactaccgtggagacagGCGAGTTCAAAgcttattgcaactattgcgataaagtctatccatttgtaatcggtgggggatatggtactctcacacgccatttgaaggcaaaacaccccgtggaattTGGGCATTCTAGATCCCAAACCCAAATCAACTTCcccgccggctcatcgtctcaaacaggtacgccacTATTTAAATACGATCCCAAAAATACTACCGATaccatggtaagatgggcggcaatgaaacatttgccgttcaatttttttaatgacagaaaatatgaaatgactatgcaacaagcttttaatgttgctgcaaaaagaattcccccctctactgctcaaagatctaacaaccggcagtattttgaaaaaaaaatggaaattgcaaagagtctatccaccttggggcacaaagttaatatttgctccgatgtgtggacggattctttccaacgaaattcttacatgggtatttcttgtcattttatagacaatagttggtctttaaataaacgtttgattggttttagacaatttccttccccacacaccgcacaagcaattgcttctttaattattcaagttttgaatgagtatgagttatgcaacaagatattttcggttggttttgataacgcaaccgccaacaccgcaagtatatccgatttaattgcggcttgctccccggtgataagtggtaagtattttcatcaacgatgtatttgtcatattttaaacttatgtgtacaagatgctttgtctttatggcaaagacatattcaacctattactacagctgtatccttgatccactggaagcctcaaattggcaaggcgtggaagaagtattgccactcgaagaaaataaggtacacaaagtttactttagacgtttctactagatggaactctacatatgacatGTTGCAATCTACAATGGAGCATATAGactatttagttgatttttatagaacttaccctgttgatgatttatatctaacatcttcttgttgggaacaaagcctgagtttatttaaattattcaaaaattttcgaaGTGCAACTatggagttatcgggtgtgtattattgcacatccgttcgtgttttagaacattgcatgatcatatcacttggttttaaaactgcaatgaaaaattccgcaaacaatcttgagcttatgtgtgttttatattacatggttgaaaaatggctcaagtatttcaatgagatcccaacagtttttttgcttgccaaagttttggatccaaagtggaaactagttggtactttcaaaattttagaattttattacaacagtttagcttctattgatcttgaaccactccgagctttgcaaactgacgacgacgacaactacataaaccttgcccaaacattccaaataaacctcccccacctcccaagcctccaaagaaattttgagttcgacttgcggtctctctttcacgattacgaagtcaagtacaacactacccaccaagttcgacctagacccccccgtcaaacacagaactttggcttcttccaagttgatgaccccgacacccaatcccaattggcggacctatacgccttcagcagcggaggaaggacggcacattcggtaagtgagttagatttatatttagactcacacttttcattcaatgaggaagaaggaggtcccgttccccaacaaatcgacgtcctagattggtggtcttcacacgagaaagattttcccatccttacatcaatggccaaggagatcttttcggttccggcttccactgtcgccgtcgagtccgcctttagtgttggaggcaacgtcttggacgaccgaagaagtaggctcaccggacaaaacatggaagccaccatgttacttgatgattggtgctccgccgaaattagagaccaagaaccggattgggacaaactagtagtacaacccgaccaagactacttccccgacgaagaagagtaggcgccaatacttccgatcaagccaaataggtaagcaaggtaagagaactacgtggactttgattccaaaatgcaattgagcattgaggatacgtaggcatctcaacttatatttcaacttaaattttaaatttaagtttaaatttaagttgagctcaagtccttttcctttatttcttttttctcccctttatttcgaatatgtaattttgtaaattgtaatgaagactttaagtcttttgtaatttataattttgaagttgtaatttctaatttttatgttgtaatttgtaaattttaacttgtaatttgtaattttaaagttgtaatttgtaattttgaagttgtaatttgtatcaataaaattacatttgtacatcgcttcattctaatgttatttacgcaagtttttttacattttaaacttgaattacaatttacaaaatgcaaaaaaaaaaaaaaaaatcaaaacgaaccggccgaaccggcccggaaccggccaatcaccggcggttccacggttcacttgaaccggcggttccacggttcacgaaccggaaccgccacaccttggccgggccggttcaggttcatcaatttattgaaccggaaccggcggttccgaaccgtgaaccgccggttccggaaccgtggtgacgtctagtcaagattcaataaataaaatgtgtccgtaattaaatttaatgatatACTCCGCAAAAAGATATTTGCATAAGATATGAGTGCACTTATGGACGTGAATAAAAGCcatataggagtattattttattcaatttcaagATATTTTTTCGTGAAAAATGAGACGATCTCTTAAAATTTTACGATCAAGAAATTAAAGAATAAGTACTAAATTTTCGCCCCTAATTCTACTCAGGCTTCTGCATTCATACAATGAAAAGTTGCATCTATTAAttgtagattttttttttatcatccgATCGTGTTTATTATTCCGCAAAAAGGAATAGGGGAAAATTGCAACTTGTTAACAAAATCTACAACCTCATGACTTTTTGGAGCCATAACAAGTTGGCAATAGCAAAATATAGGGTAATAGTCCATCAACTATTTTTGAAAGTCGTATACAACCGGCTCGACATAGCTACGAAATATTCGTAAAGTCACACCCTTTTATGTTGTATTGATAAGTCGAATTGCATCTTTTTACTTGATATACAtattttttcgatttaatttgTAATGAGTAAGAGATGAAGATGGGGCTATAGATTTATTAGTACTCCTATATTAATTGGTGAATACTATAAATTTTGCACATGGTTTACCTGAAAGAATTCATGCAGCTTGTTTTTGAGGTAACAATATTCATATTCTAACAGCTCCAAAGCCCTCAAGCATCTGTAAAATCCACAAAGGTGTGACAATTTACATTTAACTTTATTCCATACATTATGAAATTTgttaaattgaaaatgaaataatgtAGTAAGTATTAAATTAAGGTGTTCAGATTTTTCTTAAATGTTATTGATTGACTAATATTTAGTTTTCATATTCTATGAAATTCGTAAAGTGGTTGATTTAAATGAGAAGACGAACCCGGGGCGGTTGTTGAGCTCGGAAGCGGCCCGAAAGGCGATGCAGACATTACGGAGCCTTTGAGCGCCGATGCTGGAGCTGCTTCCCATCAATTGATTTAAATGGATTCCCATCTTCTTGTAGTCGGATACCTCCTTATCCACTCTAAATTcaatcattcattcattcattaatGAGAGAGAGATCAGATGTAAGTATGTTATGTAAGTATATATGTCAAATGGAATTAATGGGATTGAATTATTACAGCAAAGCTCTGAGATTGCGAAGGAGCTTCTCGGACTCGTGGAAGTAAATGGTGACAACTTCAGACACAAAGTTGGGGGAAGATTCATCTTGAAGCTGCTGGAGCTGCAAGAACTGCTCGTCCAACACTCCCTGCAATTGCATTAATCCATTAATTAGTAGGAGTAACTTATTAATTAGAGATagatggaggaggaggaggaggaggaggaggaggaggaggaggaggaggaggaggaagaagaagaagaagaagaagaagaagaagaattgtATGTATGTATACTTGGTGGAAAAGAATGGCGAGCAAACGGTTCATGTCAGCTCGAAGCTGCTCCACACTGAGTCCCAACATCCACAGAGGTAGACCCGTTTTGTCTTGTTTAATCCAAAGAAAATAGTAAGAGAAGAATGTGAATTAATTGTTGCTGCTTTGGTTGGTAATTGAAGAAAGAGGCAAGGAAGGAAGGGGATTTAAAGGGTGGCGGTGGAATTGTCACAGATCTTTTTCTGTGCCTCTCAAATAACTGCTCCTGCTTTTGTCCCATTCACCCATTTTAATAatgtatttttctattttatttaaactAATGATCATCTTGAATAAAAATGTAAGGACTAATTTCTTACTCTGCCCTTGTTTGTGATGGAGTAGTTGGTACtatgaattaacaaaaaaataagaaacaatataaataaactTGAAAAATATGCAtagtactcccccgtcccataaaGTTTGTCCCACTTCTTTTTTGCACTGatttgacaaaaataattaaatttaagagagaataaaatgagGGAAGAAACAATGTAGATAAGACTaatctctatattattctctcttttattttactctctctattttattaatgGGAAATGCTATGCAGCCacattatggctggccataaaatgacattttagtaaatttagatagTATGACTATTAATGTTTCAAATAAGTCATTTAATGCTCAAATAATTTTACACTATTACCCTTTTACTTAATTCTagttgttttttatttcatttctctaATCCAAATTTTACACTTTTATACGTATTTCTTTTATTagattcattcatttttttaattttacgttttcaataatttatttttacactattttttaatttaagattaaaattttgtccttttaaaaatgttttcctATTATACCAAGTTGGAATCAATAAAGTTTTGTACTcgttatgaaataaatttatttggaaCTAATTTGATACATGCTCTGTAGTTTAGTGATCATTTATAATATTAACCCatgattattaatataaataagtatATTGATCAAAGCtcaattttacttatttgtaaatatacaaacatttagagtattttaagtaaatatgaaaaataaaagtattatcACGATGCGTtggtattataaatataagaaataattaaattaattatcatgtaaccttaataaatattaatttttatttatataaatttcatgCAACATGAGTTAACTAATGATCCAATTGAATAAATTCTAGTctcttcatatttatatttcataacTAAGGGTACAATTGtacaaataaaattgatactttttagaagtattgatttcaatgaaatgGCATTAAATACACTatcttttattatttctttatttttatgactggccataatgtggccattTAGCATTACTCTTTATTAATGAtttcttattatttttgtaaaacgAGCGGAAAAAATGAAGTGAGATGATTTTTttgggatggaaggagtatatgTCAAAGAGATAAGAAATGAATTTCTATCCTCAATATAAATCTTCTTGCGGTGATAACTTGACAAAAATCGAGTAAATTATAGTAATATGCAGTGAAAATGCTTTACAAAAATATAATCCAGGTAAGACTTGTTGAAAGTTGTTGATGATTAGCACACGAAACAgaaatttgatgtgaaaagaCTATGATGATAATTATTAATCGAATGAAGTCAATAAAgagtttttattaatttattatcatCAGTGGCAGACGCAGAAATTTTGTTTGGTAGGGGCTTTACTGTACGTTGCGCCATCCATCAACATCtatagtctcattttgactcggcacgagttttacaaaaatgtttgactttgtaaataaatatggaaaaataagttagtggaatataggcttcatttttatactccatatattagttttataatagaatatgagtgcAATGATTTAGTTGAATGTGAAGTCTACTtatctaaaatgaaaaaaggtgAATGAGAGTTTGAACCCCGGATATTCTGAAATGGCAAATGCGACAATTTTTCACGGACTGAGAGAGTATATTTATATTGTCAAgatatgtgtgtgtgtaagtTTGTGTGTACACGATCACATATCCAtgaattttcagttttagttatagcgtctcaaaactttaaaacataaaagatatagtaaaatatttatatatcagaAGAACTAACGAATAAATGCCTATTAGTTGagagaatttaaaaaatacttcAACTTAACAGTGtatttgaaatagaaaattgaattaaaaagaattaaaaaaaattaaaagtttttTTACAATTGAATTGATAAGGAAAAAAAGTTGGTGAAAACTAAAATTATTGGTGAAAACTAAccaatactttaaaaaaataaagaagatgCATTGTTTTAATCTTTaagttttaaaaatgaaatagaataGTAGTATAAGTTTTTTAATTACTTAAATCAGCGGGaagaaattaatattataatttctaATAAATCGGTGGTTCTTTTTTGAagctattatattgaatttgATAATGCCCACATTTTCTTCCTAAATGCAGTGTTATCCATTATTTTAATGTGCGTTCAGTTTATTAGATTCAACCCCTTCTTTTCATTTCACTTACAATAATTTACTCTCCAGCAACAATTATTGGGAAGGGCTG from Salvia splendens isolate huo1 chromosome 4, SspV2, whole genome shotgun sequence encodes the following:
- the LOC121800244 gene encoding pseudo histidine-containing phosphotransfer protein 6-like translates to MLGLSVEQLRADMNRLLAILFHQGVLDEQFLQLQQLQDESSPNFVSEVVTIYFHESEKLLRNLRALLVDKEVSDYKKMGIHLNQLMGSSSSIGAQRLRNVCIAFRAASELNNRPGCLRALELLEYEYCYLKNKLHEFFQKPE